From the genome of Lasioglossum baleicum chromosome 13, iyLasBale1, whole genome shotgun sequence, one region includes:
- the LOC143215016 gene encoding uncharacterized protein LOC143215016: protein MLALLLRKVPSKASLTLRNSSKPCLQFKKSLSENSIRARLLQQNSDLQERQKLRGTRILSDSSTVVCPDKIVNRPSRRFSNYVADQNVPDHEADSCRHYVNWHADRKPSSKRLKRSSSETVHSLKSDFPTCFGRSNVITKNGKETKIKDHQNYSQDLDIDYFQPRLITSLLSLNNSVRYYTQDVICRQYGNRSAKDSEQWEGYTKTQERQPADCSGNENYAREQKSSDCSDKVANYPQQHESLQYNHNETSKSCNQAEHSAGQRHRPTGPDYEDSTSYSKHQRGIPQQRQHSQSKDHDYESVQYAKQQEFENQQQQQSVHCRSDKPMEGSTQRERSANQQYRSARCQYDEPSEQVNYQGCHDEQQQQYKQQQQQQCSRQQEQQELHQCPHQQQQCPHQQQQQCPHHQVQQHQQQYPQLQKQLQQHQKEQQQQCDHQHQQQPHQQQCAHQQLQYQHQETQQPQNQAQQQYPQLQKLQKYQEEQQQQCTQHSHQQQSHQQQCDHQQQQYQHPEPQQPQNSDHQQSCRHSDQQHPPTECKNSSSSSDQQKDCPSGQQPVRSAWNQPETTGNQQTNVLCDENPSPTTCNVFQPLPMVKPRPPKPCKKQQQGESLREKIARMCGSNCKKSSTSEGLISRLWKCKSSETSKTNVEAPRCGCSDSRSHSTNQLPMKSNHWTQKKQPDSRTQAYGIEVFIPYQSSIRQKVKQRPPPRKIDVQSLIQDPAKCQRPGTEAKPKSRVFNKEWQESSSSNPCIVQFDDKKSHCFKLPRGVKTGEEVRGEASFAALGSSSYQKPAGSFKMDDVNDAKPNMSTLKYRLAKCPVVKEMWQHADCQLPKISAKPVKIPPAIPVTRRKVAPFKASGEWGGQKYQIRLRIYKSKDCLDPCLPKMAEVTRDRSRIDSSMIQAPKFKQTDHDKCMTCPCSAPPTEPKKNVPTLMKESTAQGRKLKRAKTCLPCPKSRKV from the exons ATGTTGGCGCTTTTACTTCGGAAG GTGCCCTCAAAAGCGAGCCTGACGCTGCGAAATAGCAGTAAGCCGTGCCTGCAATTTAAGAAGAGCCTTTCGGAAAACAGTATTCGAGCTCGGTTGTTGCAACAGAATTCCGATTTACAAGAACGACAGAAACTTCGCGGAACTAGGATACTAAGCGACTCTTCAACAGTTGTTTGCCCTGACAAAATAGTAAATAGACCATCCAGGCGATTCTCAAACTACGTCGCCGATCAAAACGTACCCGATCATGAGGCAGACTCGTGCAGACATTACGTAAACTGGCATGCTGATAGAAAACCTTCTTCGAAAAGGCTGAAAAGAAGCTCCAGTGAAACTGTACACTCTCTGAAATCCGATTTTCCAACGTGTTTTGGACGATCGAACGTAATTACGAAAAATGGTAAGGAAACAAAGATCAAAGACCATCAAAATTATTCCCAGGATTTAGATATTGATTATTTTCAACCGAGACTGATTACGTCTCTGTTGTCTTTGAATAATTCAGTGAGGTACTATACCCAAGATGTAATATGTAGACAGTATGGCAATAGGTCAGCCAAGGATTCGGAACAATGGGAGGGCTACACGAAGACACAGGAACGTCAACCTGCAGATTGCAGTGGCAATGAAAATTATGCACGAGAACAAAAGTCATCAGACTGTTCCGACAAAGTAGCCAACTACCCTCAGCAACACGAATCTCTACAATATAATCATAATGAAACATCCAAATCTTGCAACCAGGCGGAACACAGTGCCGGACAACGTCACCGACCAACGGGACCCGATTATGAAGATTCAACAAGCTATTCCAAACATCAGAGAGGAATACCTCAGCAGAGACAACATAGCCAGTCCAAAGATCATGATTATGAATCGGTGCAATATGCGAAGCAACAGGAATTTGAaaatcaacaacaacaacagtctGTGCACTGCAGAAGCGATAAACCAATGGAAGGTTCCACACAACGTGAGCGTTCCGCAAATCAACAGTATCGATCAGCGCGATGCCAGTACGATGAACCGTCCGAACAAGTGAATTATCAGGGTTGTCACGATGAGCAACAACAGCAATAtaaacagcagcaacaacagcagtgTTCTCGTCAACAGGAACAGCAGGAGCTACACCAATGTCCCCATCAACAACAACAGTGTCCCcatcaacaacaacagcagtGTCCTCATCATCAAGTACAGCAACATCAACAGCAATATCCACAGCTACAGAAGCAGCTACAGCAACATCAAAAAGAACAACAGCAACAGTGCGACCATCAGCATCAACAACAACCACACCAGCAGCAATGCGCCCATCAACAACTGCAGTATCAACACCAGGAGACACAACAACCACAAAATCAAGCTCAACAACAATATCCACAGCTACAGAAGCTGCAGAAATATCAAGAAGAACAACAGCAACAGTGCACTCAGCATAGTCATCAACAACAATCACATCAGCAGCAATGCGACCATCAACAACAACAGTATCAACACCCGGAGCCACAACAACCACAAAATTCAGATCACCAGCAATCGTGCAGACATTCAGATCAACAACATCCACCTACGGAATGTAAGAACTCATCATCATCTTCAGATCAACAAAAAGACTGCCCCTCAGGACAACAGCCTGTACGATCTGCTTGGAACCAACCAGAAACCACTGGCAACCAACAAACAAACGTATTATGTGATGAGAATCCTTCACCCACTACGTGCAACGTCTTCCAACCGTTGCCAATGGTGAAACCCAGACCGCCAAAGCCATGTAAGAAGCAACAACAGGGTGAATCTCTTCGAGAAAAAATTGCTCGGATGTGCGGCAGTAATTGTAAAAAATCATCGACCAGCGAAGGACTTATTTCTCGCTTGTGGAAGTGCAAATCCTCTGAAACTTCTAAAACCAATGTCGAAGCTCCAAGATGTGGATGCAGTGACTCGAGATCGCATTCGACTAATCAGTTGCCTATGAAGTCTAACCACTGGACCCAGAAGAAGCAACCAGACTCTCGGACTCAGGCATATGGCATTGAGGTGTTTATTCCTTATCAGAGTTCGATAAGACAGAAGGTAAAGCAGCGACCGCCACCAAGAAAAATTGATGTGCAAAGCTTGATTCAAGACCCAGCGAAATGTCAGCGTCCGGGGACGGAGGCAAAACCGAAATCAAGAGTGTTCAACAAGGAGTGGCAGGAGTCGTCTTCGTCGAACCCATGCATCGTTCAGTTCGACGACAAGAAGAGCCACTGCTTCAAGCTGCCGCGTGGAGTTAAAACCGGCGAGGAGGTCAGGGGTGAGGCAAGCTTCGCAGCGCTCGGCAGCAGTTCTTACCAGAAGCCAGCGGGCTCGTTCAAAATGGACGATGTTAACGACGCCAAGCCCAATATGTCCACGCTGAAGTACCGACTGGCCAAGTGTCCTGTCGTGAAGGAGATGTGGCAGCACGCTGATTGCCAGCTGCCCAAGATCTCCGCGAAACCTGTCAAAATACCACCAGCGATTCCTGTCACGCGTCGAAAGGTAGCGCCATTCAAAGCGTCCGGCGAGTGGGGGGGCCAGAAATACCAAATTCGCTTGAGAATTTACAAATCGAAGGACTGCTTGGATCCCTGTTTACCTAAAATGGCTGAAGTCACACGAGATCGCAGTCGCATCGATAGTAGCATGATACAAGCACCGAAGTTCAAACAGACGGATCATGATAAATGCATGACATGTCCCTGTTCTGCTCCACCGACCGAGCCAAAGAAAAATGTACCCACGCTGATGAAGGAAAGCACCGCGCAGGGACGAAAATTGAAGAGGGCAAAGACCTGCCTACCTTGCCCCAAGTCCCGAAAAGTTTAA